One Mycolicibacterium sp. TUM20985 genomic window, GCTCGCCGGCAGATCGATGCGCATGAGAGCGTCAACGGTCTTCGGCGTCGGGTCGAGAATGTCGATCAGGCGCTTGTGGGTGCGCATCTCGAAGTGCTCCCGCGAGTCCTTGTACTTGTGCGGGGACCGGATGACGCAATAGATGTTCTTCTCCGTCGGCAGCGGCACCGGACCAACGACGCTCGCGCCCGTACGGGTGACCGTCTCGACGATCTTGCGCGCCGAGGCATCGATCGCCTCGTGGTCGTAGGCCTTCAGCCTGATGCGGATCTTCTGTCCCGCCACGCTTCTCCTACCTCACTACTAACGGGGCCCATACTGGCCCATGTCTACGTGCGACACGCACTAGGTGCGTTCCGCTGGCTATGCCGCCGCTGTTTACCTGTCTGTGGTCCACCGGCCCCCGCGCTCGGGTGTGTCGCCCTTGCACGCACTCTCCTGCGCCGAAAACTCCGTCGCGATCAAGGTTGGGACCGGATGCGCCCGCGAGGGCGCTGGTCGTATGCCCGACCAGGCGAACCTGGCTCGAGGCAACCCGAACAGTATGCCTCAGAACTGGGCGGGCTCCAAATCCCTCGGGAACGCCCATACCCGCCGCATGGGGACCGTCCCTCGGCGCAATGAAATGGACATCGATGCGTCGTAGGGCCGTCACGCACCGCGGGTTGGCTCTAGAGCACACCGACTGGAGGAACCGCGCCGGCGCTGACCGCGGTCCCGCTCGCAATTCCGAACACCCCACCGGAAAACGAGGGTCCTTCCCCCATGAGTATCGACGCAACGGACATCGCCCCTGCCGAGGCGGTCGCCCGACCCACCCCGCGGTGGTCTCCATACGGTGCGCGTGGTCAGCCTCGACGTTCAGCCCGGCGAGGGGCGACCTTCCCCTGCAGCCGGCCATCCGAATCTTAGGGCACTAGCTTCTGTCCCTTGTCGATGTCGAGTGAGCTCTCGCAACAGCACGGGCGAAGTGGCCTCCTTCTCCGCTCGAGTGCCGAGGCCCAGCGTCCCATCGGCTTAATGCGATCGTCATCGAAACTTACGAGGTGGTCATCCCGCGGACGCCATAATGGAAATACGACTGAAGTCGCGTTTGATGTCCGATCGGCCGAACCGGCCGCAGACCCACCCACGGAGCCACCTGCCATGACCAGATTGACCCATGTTCCCGCCACCACACCCGTCGACGACTTGGTCGAACATCTGCGTCGCGACAACTACGTGATCGTCGACGACCTCGCACCAACGGCCATGATGGACGCCATCGAGGAGGAAGTCGCCCCCTACCTCGACTCCACTCCCATCGGCTACAACGAAATCCTCGGCAAGAAGACTCGCCGCACCGGCGCCCTCATCGCCCGCTCCCCCACCTGCCGCGAGCTCATCCAGAATCCCACCATCCTGGGCACAGTCGGCCAATTCCTCGGCCACGCCACTGCATTTCAGCTGATGCTCACCCAGATCATCTCCATCGAACCCGGTGAATCCGCTCAGGGGCTGCACCGCGACCAAGTGGCGTGGGACTTCTTCCCCTTTCCGGCCGACTACCACGTTCAATGCAACATGCTCTGGGCCCTGTCGGACTACACCGCCGAGATGGGTGCCACCCGCGTCGTCCCCGGCAGCCACCTCCCCGACGCCCTCACCCCCAAGGAATACACCGACTCCGACTGCCTCCAAGCCGAGATGACCCGCGGCTCGGTCCTCCTCTACAGCGGCAAGATCGTCCACAGCGGCGGCGCCAACAAGACCACCGACAAGACCCGGCGCGCCATCAACATCAACTACTCCGTGGGCTGGGTCCGCCAGGAAGAGAACCAATACCTCTCCGTGCCAATCGACGTCGCCAAGACCCTCGACGACGACCTCCTCAAGCTGATGGGCTACCAGGAGGGCGCGTTCTCCATGGGCTACATCCGCGACTTCGAAGACCCGCTACGCGCCATCCGCGGCGACGCGATCGCCTACGGCTACGACCCCAACCGCGTCCGCGCCGACGCCTCCCCGGAGTATGCCGCGTTCCTTGCCGGCAGCCAGTAGGCGACGCTCAACGCCTCGCCTTCGGCGCGGTCGTCACACGGCCGCGCGTCGCGCTCGCGCGCTGGGGCTCGATCGTTCCGAATAGTGCGCCAGATACTGGATCAGGACGATTCGGATCTCACCGATGATCTGGTGATCACCTCGCACCTCGTCGGTGTAGGCGTATTGGAAGAGGCGCTCGCAGATCTCGATCGCCACCAGGGATTGTCGGAGCGAGCACTGGTCGAACGACGGTTCGGCCTTCTGCAGCGCGGCCAGAAGCGTCTTCGCGACGTCCTGCATCCACTCGCGGTCGGCTGCCCGCACCGGGGGCGTGAGGTTTTGACCCACCCACAGTTCACGAACCAGCGGACGTCCGAAGCAATCCCGGTAGAACTCGATGAGAGTGTCGACGACGCTGTGCCAGTGCGTGATCGGGTTCGTCTCGAGCATGTCACCGAGTAATGCAGCAGACTCCTGCATGCACTGGAAGGCCAACTCCTCGAGAACTTTCTCGGGTGTCTCGAAGAACGAGTAGAACGATCCTCGGCTCACCCCCGACTCCCGGAGAAGCAAGGTCGGTGAGGCCGCGATCGCTCGATAGCCCACCTCGACCAGCAGGCGTGACGCGGTATCCAGGATGCATTGGGTCGTGGCCTTGGAACGAATTTGAAGTGGCTGCTTTCGCAAGCCGCCCGGTGTGATCGTCGCTCCCCCGCGTTGCTCCGATACGCGGCCCGAAGAGTGTTCCTGCACAGTGCTCCTCATCATGCCGGTGCCGCGAAGCGAGACAACCGCCTTCGTTCGTTGCCGACACGTCTTCCCGGACGGCATGTCACATGAAACACGACTGCAGTCAAGACTAGCGCCGGTTCAACATTGTTCGCGGCGTGACGTCGTGCGTCAATTCAACGAGAACCAGGGCTGCGTGCCGTGGACTCCTTCATCACCGCCGCCGATTCCGGCGGCCACGATCACGCACGATTGGCATGCTCGGCCGCATCGACGTGGCGGCCAGCCCGGATGTGCTTCGTCGGCGCGTGAACGAAGCGACGCAGGCGGTCACCGGGCCGGTGTCGCCTCCGTCACTCCTTCGGACCGGCCCAGAACGCACACTGATGCCGCTGGTCGAAGTCGGTCTCCACCGTGGCCCCGCCGGGCAGCAGTGACCACCGCTTCTCCTCGCCGTCGAAGGCGGGCCAGGCGTCTCCGGGATGGCCGTCGCGGACGAACTGGCTCCAGGCGTCGACCATCTGGTCCGACAGCACCTGCTGATCGGGGCTGAGCGGCGGCGCTCCGCCGACGTCGAACAGATAGCGCAGCTCCAGTGAGTGACTGGCACCGACCGGAAACGGCAAGGTGCGCATGGCATCCGGGGCAGGGGCGTTGCGGTCGTTGAACTCGTAGGCGTACACCGAGTCCGTCTTGGCCAGCCCGTCGGCCATTCTGTCGGCGACGCAGGCGAAGACACCGTCGGTGACGGCCGCCGAGTACGCCAGCGGCACGCTACCCTGATAGCGCTCCAGCGGGTAGCGCGCCTCGACCGCCCTCGCATCGCGACCGAACGTCTGCGTCAACAGCTTCGGGTACTGCGCCGCGGTGTAGGGCTGCTTCAGCCGCAGATACTCCAAGGCGACGAAGAGCGTGAACTCATCATGGTTGGTACCGATCATCACGGGCACCTTGGCGGCCTGCGCCCGCGCGATCGCCACCATCGGATCCGTCGGCAGCACCGTGGTTCCCGTGACGGGTCCGCTCAGCGCGTCGTCGCCGATGCGGTAGTACCACACCGGTTTTCGCAACCTTTCGGCCGGCAACCCGCGAAGGCAGTCGGCGACGGTTCTGAGGTCCTCGCAGCCGGCGTCGCGGGCGTAGGCGATGCTGGTCCGCTGCGCCTCGGGAAGGGCGACCTGCGCCTGGCACGGCCCACTCTGGATGATCGCCGCCCGGAAGAGTCCCTCCGACCCCGGGGCAACGAGGTGATCACACACCGACATCCCGCCCGCGGACTCCCCCGCGATCGTGACGGCATCGGGATCGCCGCCGAAACCGGCGATGTTGTCGTGCACCCATCGCAGCGCGGCCTGCTGGTCGGACAGCCCGTAGTTGCCGACCGCACCCGGGGCACCGAGGGCGGGATGCGCCAGGAAGCCCAGCGCACCCAGCCGGTAGTTGAGGGTGACGACGATGATGTCGCCACGTGACGCCAGCCACCGCGAGTCGTAGATGTTGGCGCTGCCGTTGATGAATGCACCACCGTGGATCCACACCATCACCGCCCGCTTGCGATCCGAGGGCGGTGGCGTCCAGACGTTCAGCGTCAGGCAGTCCTCGGACGTCTGCCTGCCCAGCTCCATGTCACTGGCGTCCTGCATGCAGCGCGCACCGGTATGCGTCGCATCACGCGCCCCTTGCCACGGCGCTGCCGGCGCGGGCGGCTGCCACCGCAGCGGGCCGACGGGCGGGGCTGCATAGGGAATGCCGGCGAACAGGCGGTGCTCCGGTGTCACCGTCCCCCGGACGGCCCCCGTCGCCGTCTCGGCGATCGCCGGGTCGGTGGGCGCACTTGCGGAGGTGGCCGGGGCCGCGCCGTCGCCGCGCGCACAACCGGCCAACAGGACCATCATCACGAGCAGCAGCGCGGTCGCACCCCGCCCGACCGAATCACATCGCACGACCGCCGAGCCTACTGGGACACCGATCCGGGCAATCCCCTCCGCACGTTCGCAAGCCCGCCCTAAACTGCCGGTTGACACCCGTCAAGTGCAGCCGCGTATCAGGAGCCCGAATGACCACACCGACCATTGGCGACGCCGTCAAGGTCCTGGCCGATCCCACCGCCTACGCCGACGATGAGCGCCTGCACGACGCGCTCACCCTGCTTCGGGCCACCAATCCCGTTGCCTGGGTGGACGTCCCGCCCTACCGGCCGTTTTGGGCGATCACCAAGCACGCCGACATCATGGCGATCGAACGTGACAACGAGCTGTTCTTGAGCGAGCCGCGGCCGCTGCTGGCCACGGCGGCGGCCGACGACATGGCCAAGGAGCAACTCGCTGCGGGCATGGGCCTGCGCACGCTGATCCACATGGACGATCCCCATCACCGCAAGGTCCGCAAGATCGGGGCGGACTGGTTCCGGCCCAAGGCCATGCGCGACCTGCAGATCCGCGTCGACGAATTGGCCAAGCGCTACGTCGACAAGATGCGTGACATCGGACCCGAGTGCGACTTCGTGACCGACATCGCGGTCGACTTCCCCCTGTACGTGATCATGTCGCTGTTGGGCCTGCCCGAATCCGACTTCGGCCGCATGCATTCGCTCACCCAGGAGATGTTCGGCGGCGATGACGACGAGTACAAACGCGACGGCGGGTCACTCGAGGATCAGCTGGCCGTGCTCCTCGACTTCTTCGCGTACTTCAACACGCTGACCGCGTCACGCCGTGAGCACCCGACCGGTGACCTCGCCTCGGCGATCGCCAACGGCACCATCGACGGCGAACCGCTGTCCGAGGTCGACACCGCGTCGTACTACGTGATCGTGGCCAGCGCAGGCCACGACACCACCAAGGATGCGATCTCGGGCGGCCTGCAGGCGCTCATCGACAACCCCGGCGAGTTGCAGCGCCTGCGCGACGATCCCGGCCTGATGGGTACCGCCGTCGAGGAGATGATCAGATGGTCCACTCCCGTCAAGGAATTCATGCGCACCGCGGCCGCTGACACCACGATCGGCGGCGTCGACATAGCGGCGGGCGAGTCGGTGTACCTGGCCTACGTCTCGGGGAACCGCGACGAAGAGGTGTTCACCGAGCCATTCCGGTTCGACGTCGGCCGCGATCCGAACAAGCACGTCTCCTTCGGTTACGGCGTGCACTTTTGCCTCGGTGCGGCACTGGCCCGGATGGAGATGAACAGTCTGTTCACCGAACTGGTCCCGCGACTGGAGTCGATCGAACTCGCCGGGCCTCCGGAACTGTCCGCGACGACGTTCGTCGGGGGCCTCAAGCACCTTCCGATTCGATACTCGGTGAAGTAGTCGGACCGCCGGCCCCCTTGGCGAAGCTCTTCAGGAAACCGTCGACGGCCGCGACCGCCACCTTCTGGTAGTCGAACTCGGCGAGCGTGCTGATCCGTCCGAACGCCAGGGGGCCGATCAGCAGGGCCAAGGCGACCGTGCGATCGACCTCGGCGAGTTCTTCGGCCGCTTGCGGACTGTCGAAGATCACGTCGAAGGGTGCCGAGTACTGCTGCGCGATGCGTTCCCGCAGCGATCGCATCTCGGGGCTGCTCAGATCGGTGTGCTGCATCTCGGGCAGCCGGGCCATGTCCGGTCCGAGAGACAGCCACGACATCGCCGTCAAGGTGGTGGGTGCCTCGGCGATCGACTCGGCCCAGGCCACCACGATCGCGATCAGCCGGTCACGCAGCGTGCCCTCCTCCGGCGGCATCGGCGGCGGCGGGATGAGGCTGGTGAAGCTCGCGGCCAGGAGGTCGTTGGCACTCGAGAAGTGGCGGTACAGCGTGGCTCTGGCGACGTTCGCGGTGCGCGTGACGGCGTCGATGGTCACCGCGCTCGGGCCGCCGGAGCGCAACAGGCTCGTCGCCGCGTCGAGCAGTCGCGCCCGCGAGCGAGCGGGACGCGGGTCCGAGCGCTCGGTGGTCATCGTTTACCTCGTCTCAACCGGGGAATCAACGCTACGAGACTGTTAGTCTCAAAAGTAACTGACGAAAGGAGCGTGCCCGCCGATGGCCGACACGATCACGCCGTCCGACCAGGATATCGACTCCAGTCTCGCAGCCCTGTCCAAGCGGGCGCGGGTGTGGTTGTTGGTGGTCGCATGCCTGGCCGTGTCGATGGTCATCTCATCGATGGTCGCCCTGAACTCCGCGCTGCCCGACATCGCCGTCGAAACCTCTGCCACCCAGTCGCAGCTGACCTGGATCATCGACGGCTACACCCTCGTTCTCGCCTGCCTGCTTCTGCCCGCCGGTGCCATCGGGGACCGATACGGAAGGCGCGGAGCACTTCTCATCGGACTGGCCATCTTCTCGGCGGCTTCGCTGGCACCGATCTTCCTCGACGGCCCGATCGAATTGATCATCGCCAGAGCGGTGGCGGGAGCCGGTGCGGCCTTCATCATGCCTGCCACGCTGTCGCTGCTGACCGCGGCCTACCCGAGGGCCGAACGCAACAAGGCGGTCGGCATCTGGGCAGGCGTCGCGGGCACGGGCGCCGTGCTCGGCTTCCTGGTCACCGGCATCCTGCTGCACGTCTGGTCCTGGCACTCCATCTTCTGGGCCTTTGCCGGTGCGGGCGTCTTGCTCTTCGCCCTCGCGTGCACTGTGTCGTCATCACGCGACGCCGACGCCGCGCCACTGGACTGGATCGGCGCGATGTTGGTCGGGTCCGCGGTGGCGATCTTCGTCTTCGGTGTCGTCGAGGCTCCCGCCAGGGGCTGGAGCGATCCCCTGGTGTGGGGCGGCATGTCGGCGGGTGTGGCGTTGTCGGCCGCGTTCACCGTGCACCAGTTGCGCCGCCGCTTTCCGCTGCTGGACGTCCGCCTGTTCGCCAAGCCCGAGTTCACGACGGGCGCCGTCGGCGTGACGCTGTTGTTCTTCGCCAACTTCGGGTTCTTCTTCGTCGCGATGCAGTACATCCAGCTGGTCATGGGCTACAGCCCACTCGGCACCGCGTTCGCCCTTGCCCCGCTGATCGTGCCCGTCTTCATCCTCAGCGTCACCGCCAGCTGGTACCTGCCTCGCGTCGGCTTGCGAGTCGCGGTGACGGTCGGCCTCCTCCTCATCGCCGCGGGCCTGGTCAGCTTGCGAGTGCTGGAGGTCGACTCCACCTACGTCGATCTGGCGTGGCCACTGCTGATCATGAGCACGGGCATCGGACTGTGCACGGCACCAACGACTTCCGCCATCATGGGCGCCGTACCCGACGAGAAGCAGGGCGTGGCGTCGGCCGTCAACGACACCACCCGGGAGATTGGTGCCGCACTCGGCATCGCCGTGGCCGGTTCGATTCTCGCCGCGCAGTACACGACAACGCTCTCCCCCATGCTCACCCAGTTCCCCGAGCCGGTGCGCGAACGTGCGCTCGGCTCACTCGCCGAAGCCCTCGCGGTATCCGAGCAGATCGGGCCACTCGGCCCCCGTCTCACCGAGCTCGCGCGGACCGCCTTCCTGCACGCCATGGACTCCTCGGTGATGGTCCTAGCGATCGTGATCGTCACCGCGTCGGTGTTCATCGGGATCTGGTCGCCCGGCCGCGACGGACGACAGTCGGGCGTCGTGCGCAGGCTAAGGCGCATACCCTGATTGGGTGCGCCTGCTGATCGTCAATCCGAATACCACCGCGTCGATGACCGTCGCCATCGGGACGGCGGCGCGCGCGGTCGCCAGGCCCACCACCCAGATCGTCGCCCGCAATCCCGCCGACGGTCCCGCCAGCATCGAGAGCGACGAGGACGAACGGCGTTGCCTCCCCGGGCTTCTCGACCAGGTGCGGAGGGCAGCAGCCGAGAGGGACTCTCCCGACGCCTACGTCATCGCCTGCTTCGGTGACCCTGGCCTGGAGGAGGTGCGTGCGACCGTCGAGGGACCCGTTCTGGGCATCGCGCAGGCGGCGATGCACGCCGCGGCCCTGGCCGCGGGCAGTTTCTCTGTCGTGACGTCGATGTCCGCCACGGTGCAGACGGCGTGGACGCTCGCCAAGACCTACACCCCCGGCCAGTGCCTTGGGGTGCACGCCACCGACATTCCCGTCCTGCAGATCGACGCAGATCCCGCGACCGTCGGACCCATCGGTGATGTCTGCGCCAACGCGTTGGCCGAGGACGGCAGCCGGGCAATCGTATTGGGTTGTGCCGCAATGGCGAAGTTCGCCCGGCCCCTCACCGAGCGGCTTGGCGTGCCGGTCGTCGACGGGGTGGTGGCGGCAACGCTGCTGGCCGAGGCACTCGTCACCATGCGGCAGTTCACCGGATGAACTCGGCCGCGCGGTGGCCAATCATCGCGATCGTGGCGTGTGGTCCTCGGCTGGTGATGTCGGGCAGGATCGACCCGTCGACCACCCACAGGCCCTCCACGCCGCGCACCCGGCACCTCTCGTCGAGCGCCCCCTCGCCGTCACGACCCATGGGCACGGTGCCGCACAGGTGCTGCGAGGTCGACCAGAAGGACTCGCGGGCCTCGTAACCGGATCCCGCGAGATCGTGGGCAAGGGCGGCGCCTGCCTCGAGGGCCGCGACGTCGGCCGGTTCACTGTCGTATCGGTGTTCGATGGACGGGGGCACCGCGGCGTCCCCACTGGCGAGGACGACGCGTCCGCGCGAGTGCGGCCGCATGAGCGTGACGCCGAGATGCGGCCGGTCGGCCGGGTCGTACCCGGCGCCCGTCATCGAGGCGAAACCAGTTGTATAGCAACGAATCTCGAGACTATCCTCCGTGGTGAGCAGCACCTCTAGCGGCGGCCGGTCCGGCGCGGCGGGCCAGTCGACCGGAAGGACCAGCTCGGGGTGGTCGATGCTCGCCGTTCCCACCGGCAGGTCCAGCAGCACCGGCACACCCGCGGCGGACAGCTGCGACGCGGGCCCGACACCCGACACCATGAGCAGCTGCGCCGACCCGATGGCACCCGCCGACAGGACGATGCGGTCGGCGGTGAAGCGCTGCGGTCCGTCCGACCCGACGCAGTCGACGCCCACCGCACGGTGCCGGACCATCTCGATGCGCGTCGCCCGACGCTTTTCGAGCACGGTGAGATTGGCGCGCCCGGCGGCGCGATCGAGGAAGGCGTCACCGGGCCCGACCCGGGTGCCGCCGTTGATGTTCAAGGGTACGGCGCCGACACCGGGCCGCCCGGGATCCGCACCATTGAGGTCGGCGACCCACCCGTACCCGTGGCGCAGGGCCGCATCGATGAAAGCGCTTGCCCCTTGGTTGAATTCGGCCGTGCGCCGGATCACCATCGGGCCGTCGGCACCGTGCAGCGAGCCGTCGAAGTCCAGGTCGGTCTCGATCTCCCTGAAGTGCGGCAGGACGTCGTTCCACGTCCACCCGGGGATGCCCCACTCGTCGAAGTCGGAGGCCAGGCCGCGGCAGAAGTACCCCCCGTTGACGGCACCGGACCCGCCGACGACGTCGCCCCGCACGAGCGAGGCGCTGCGTCGAGGGCTCTCGGTCAGGGTGGTCTGGTAGCGCCGAACGACCGAGCTGGCCACGCCGATCGGCAGTCGGTGGCCGTCGTCGATTTGTTCCCGGACGCCCGGGTCCGATCGGCCGGGGCCCGATTCGACGATCGTCACCCGGCACCGGGGGTCGCGCGAAAGGCTTTCGGCGAGAACGCAACCAGCGCTGCCCGCACCGACGATCAGGACATCGGAGTGCAAGGGAAGCTTCAGGTCCGGATCTGTGGTTTGAGCGCTCCGATGTCACGCTCACGTACGACGCCGGTCCACAACCCGAGCCCGTACGCGATGTCGTCGAGCCGTTTGAGCAAGAGGTAGGCCAACAGTCCCATGCGCTGGTCGCCGTCGTCGACGTTGCCGTTGCGGGTCGCCCAGTCGACCACCCCGTCGACGATGGCCGCCACCAGGACCACCTGCCTGCAGCGCCGGAACAGAACGGCGGCCACCAACGCGATCGGCCAGTAGTGCCGGCAGATGGCCGAGGCCAACTGCAGCGCGGCCGACCAGAGGCCCTGCGCGGCGACCGCGGCCACCTGCTTCGGTCCGGTGTCGACGGTGCTCAACACCTTGGCGATCTTGCGACCGGTGATGGCGGCCACGATCGTCGACGCGAAGAAGCCGATGCCCGACCCCATGGCAAGCAGCAGCCACACCAGGAAGGTCCAGCCGGACAGCACTAGGGGTGCAGTCTTGCCGGGGTGGCGGACGGCCAGCGGTGCGGCGGATGATCCGTAGAATGCCTTGCGCCCGAACCACTCTCGCAATTCGGTCCGATGGTCGTGCCCGACCAGGGCGATGGGTTCGTACCGCAGCCGGGCCTCGGCCTCGATGAGGCGCCAGCACAGGTCGACGTCCTCACCGGACCTCATCGTCTCGTCGAACCCGCCCAGCTCGTTGAGCGTGGTCCGCCGGCAGATGATGGCGGCGCTGGGCACATAGGACACCGTGCCGTAGGGAACGACGGGAGCCTCGCGCAGACCCAGGTCGAGCGATGACCGCACCGCCTCGTATCGGGCTACCAGGTTCTGCGGCTCGCGCAGTCCGACGATGCGTGGTGCCACCAGCGCGACGGCGGGATCGCAGAAGTGTCCGAGCAGCGCTTCGAGCCAACCGCGGCGGGGTACGACGTCGGAGTCGAGGAACGCGACGAAGTCCGTCTCGCAGACGGCCAGCCCCGCGTTGCGAGCGGCGGCCGGGCCCCGGCTGGTGGCATGGCGCAGGACACGCACGTCACAGTGCAGACCTGCGAAGTCACTCACCTGCACGGGCTGCGACGACCCGTCGTCGACCACCACGACGCGCATCCCGCGCAGCGCTTCGACCAATCGCCTAAGCCCAGTGGCATTGTCCAGCACGGGAATCACCACGGTGACGTCCCGGTGTGACGGCCCGCTGGCGGGTCGCGGATGGGCCACGGTGGCGTCGAGCAGGGTGCGCGCCAGCTGCGCGCTCTGCGCGTC contains:
- the mftF gene encoding mycofactocin biosynthesis glycosyltransferase MftF (Members of this protein family, MftF, are glycosyltransferases, members of PF00535 (glycosyl transferase family 2). The encoding gene is found as part of the mycofactocin cassette, in Mycobacterium tuberculosis, many other Actinobacteria, and occasional members of other lineages. Mycofactocin itself, a putative redox carrier, is a heavily modified derivative of the C-terminal Val-Tyr dipeptide of the mycofactocin precursor MftA (TIGR03969).); amino-acid sequence: MTGPRLPDGFAVQVDRRVRVLGEGSALLGGSPTRLLRLAPAAQTMLTSGRLEVHDAQSAQLARTLLDATVAHPRPASGPSHRDVTVVIPVLDNATGLRRLVEALRGMRVVVVDDGSSQPVQVSDFAGLHCDVRVLRHATSRGPAAARNAGLAVCETDFVAFLDSDVVPRRGWLEALLGHFCDPAVALVAPRIVGLREPQNLVARYEAVRSSLDLGLREAPVVPYGTVSYVPSAAIICRRTTLNELGGFDETMRSGEDVDLCWRLIEAEARLRYEPIALVGHDHRTELREWFGRKAFYGSSAAPLAVRHPGKTAPLVLSGWTFLVWLLLAMGSGIGFFASTIVAAITGRKIAKVLSTVDTGPKQVAAVAAQGLWSAALQLASAICRHYWPIALVAAVLFRRCRQVVLVAAIVDGVVDWATRNGNVDDGDQRMGLLAYLLLKRLDDIAYGLGLWTGVVRERDIGALKPQIRT